One stretch of Nocardia mangyaensis DNA includes these proteins:
- a CDS encoding error-prone DNA polymerase, protein MGWSNGPPTWSELERVLSGKPSRRPAEQMHPGDGGDSPAWSRKRGAYQAGSLDRPAEPTVSYAELHAHSAYSFLDGASQPEELVEEAVRLGLEALALTDHNGFYGTVRFAEAAREYGMPTVFGAELSLGTDAEAAPGRGDAVRRRSVPRGGVRATPNTEPLGASTRRSGDDSAAGSGRVSAALGEEPARGHMFAPDSLPRNGFPDPAGPHLLVLARGQEGYRRLSREMAAAHMAAGEKGVLRYDLDTLAAAAGGHWHILTGCRKGHLRAALEQDLRDGDTRLTKAEAALRDLVERFGADRVSVELTHHGIATDDERNAYLIAVADRLGIPVLATTGAHFAAPAQRRRAMALAAIRARSSLDEMAGWLPSTGGAHLRSGAEMARLFAEHPHAVRTAAELARACAFDLRLIAPELPPFEVPDGHDENSWLRELTMRGAAKRYGPPERNPQAYRQIEHELAVIEKLTFPGYFLVVHDIVEFCKGNDILCQGRGSAANSAVCYAIGITNVDPVGNKLLFERFLSVDRDGPPDIDVDIESDRREEAIQHVYAKYGRDYAAQVANVITYRGKSSVRDAARALGFSPGQQDAWSKQVSRWSGVAAETGTDIPPAVLELAGELDGLPRHLGIHSGGMVICDRPIADVCPVEWARMAGRSVLQWDKDDCAAVGLVKFDLLGLGMLSALHYMIDLVAEHKGEQIELHALDLTEAGVYEMLSRADSIGVFQVESRAQMATLPRLKPREFYDLVVEVALIRPGPIQGGSVHPYIRRRNGKEPVTYDHPVLAKTLERTYGVPLFQEQLMQMAIDVAGFTPAEADQLRRAMGSKRSPEKMRRLKDRLYQGMYDLHGITDEVADRIYEKLYAFANFGFPESHSQSFASLVFYSAWFKLHHPAAFCAGLLRAQPMGFYSPQSLVADARRHGVRVHAPDINASRAEPTLENAGTEIRLGLSGVRHIGTDLADRIVTARVEHGPFASLLDLTGRVELTVAQTESLATAGALNTLIAEDEPHIPESGGTEPRLGRPGGAAVRDGPARRTPDPALARRAALWAAGAAARERSNLLPGTGPAVAAPSLPGMTALELAAADVWATGISPDSYPTEFLRAYLNSLGVVPAADLLLVEDGARILVAGAVTHRQRPATAAGVTFLNLEDETGMVNVVCSVGLWTRYRRLAQSATALIIRGRVQNAEGAASVLADHLEHLDLRIVARSRDFR, encoded by the coding sequence GTGGGCTGGAGCAACGGTCCCCCGACCTGGTCGGAACTGGAACGGGTGCTCTCGGGCAAGCCGAGCCGCCGCCCCGCCGAACAGATGCACCCCGGCGACGGTGGCGACAGCCCGGCCTGGTCGCGCAAACGAGGTGCGTACCAGGCGGGCTCGCTCGACCGCCCCGCCGAGCCGACCGTGTCTTACGCGGAATTGCATGCCCACTCGGCCTACAGTTTCCTCGACGGTGCGAGCCAGCCGGAGGAGTTGGTGGAGGAGGCGGTACGCCTCGGCCTCGAGGCGCTCGCGCTCACCGATCACAACGGGTTCTACGGGACCGTCCGGTTCGCCGAGGCGGCCAGGGAATATGGAATGCCAACGGTTTTCGGTGCCGAACTGTCACTGGGCACCGATGCGGAGGCGGCGCCGGGCCGTGGGGATGCGGTCCGGCGCCGTTCTGTTCCTCGGGGCGGTGTCCGCGCGACGCCGAACACCGAGCCGCTCGGTGCCTCCACGCGCAGGTCGGGCGATGACTCCGCCGCCGGGAGTGGGCGTGTGAGCGCCGCGCTGGGTGAGGAGCCCGCGCGCGGGCATATGTTTGCACCGGATTCACTGCCGCGCAATGGGTTTCCTGATCCAGCCGGCCCGCACCTGCTGGTGCTGGCACGGGGCCAGGAGGGGTACCGGCGACTCTCACGGGAGATGGCGGCGGCGCACATGGCGGCGGGGGAGAAGGGCGTCCTGCGCTATGACCTCGACACCCTCGCCGCGGCCGCGGGTGGGCACTGGCACATTCTCACCGGCTGCCGGAAAGGCCACCTGCGCGCCGCGCTCGAACAGGACCTGCGCGACGGCGACACCCGGCTGACCAAAGCCGAAGCGGCCCTGCGTGACCTGGTCGAACGCTTCGGCGCCGACCGCGTGAGCGTCGAACTCACCCATCACGGCATCGCCACCGACGACGAACGCAATGCCTACCTGATCGCCGTGGCCGATCGCCTCGGCATCCCGGTACTGGCCACCACCGGTGCGCACTTCGCCGCGCCGGCCCAGCGCCGCCGTGCGATGGCACTGGCCGCGATCCGGGCGCGGAGCAGTCTCGACGAGATGGCGGGCTGGCTGCCGTCCACCGGTGGCGCGCATCTGCGCTCGGGCGCGGAGATGGCGCGGCTGTTCGCCGAGCACCCGCACGCGGTGCGCACTGCGGCGGAGCTGGCTCGGGCGTGCGCTTTCGACCTGCGCCTGATCGCGCCCGAACTGCCCCCGTTCGAGGTGCCCGACGGTCACGACGAGAACTCGTGGCTGCGTGAGCTCACGATGCGCGGCGCCGCGAAGCGTTACGGCCCGCCGGAGCGGAACCCGCAGGCGTACCGGCAGATCGAGCACGAGCTCGCGGTGATCGAGAAGTTGACCTTCCCCGGCTATTTCCTGGTGGTGCACGACATCGTCGAGTTCTGCAAGGGCAACGACATCCTGTGCCAGGGCCGGGGCTCGGCCGCCAACTCCGCGGTCTGCTACGCCATCGGCATCACGAATGTGGACCCGGTGGGCAACAAGTTGCTGTTCGAACGGTTCCTCTCGGTCGATCGTGACGGCCCGCCCGACATCGACGTCGACATCGAGTCCGACCGGCGCGAGGAGGCGATCCAGCACGTCTACGCCAAGTACGGCCGCGACTATGCCGCCCAGGTGGCGAACGTGATCACCTATCGCGGCAAGTCCTCGGTGCGCGATGCCGCACGCGCGCTGGGCTTTTCGCCGGGTCAGCAGGACGCGTGGAGCAAGCAGGTGAGTCGCTGGTCGGGAGTGGCCGCCGAGACGGGCACCGACATCCCGCCCGCGGTGCTCGAACTCGCCGGTGAACTCGACGGCCTGCCAAGGCATCTGGGGATCCACTCCGGCGGCATGGTGATCTGTGATCGCCCGATCGCCGACGTGTGCCCGGTGGAATGGGCGCGGATGGCCGGGCGCAGCGTGCTGCAGTGGGACAAGGACGATTGCGCCGCAGTGGGTTTGGTGAAGTTCGACCTGCTCGGCCTCGGCATGCTCTCCGCCCTGCACTACATGATCGACCTGGTGGCCGAGCACAAGGGCGAGCAGATCGAACTACACGCGCTCGATCTCACCGAAGCCGGTGTCTACGAGATGCTCTCGCGCGCCGACTCGATCGGGGTGTTCCAGGTGGAGTCGCGAGCGCAGATGGCGACGCTGCCCCGATTGAAGCCGCGCGAATTCTATGACCTCGTGGTGGAGGTGGCGCTGATCCGGCCGGGGCCCATTCAGGGTGGCTCGGTGCACCCGTACATCCGCAGGCGCAACGGCAAGGAGCCGGTCACCTACGACCATCCGGTGCTGGCGAAGACTTTGGAGCGCACCTACGGTGTCCCGCTGTTCCAGGAGCAGCTGATGCAGATGGCCATCGACGTCGCCGGTTTCACCCCCGCCGAAGCCGACCAGCTGCGTCGCGCCATGGGTTCCAAACGCTCGCCGGAGAAGATGCGGCGGCTCAAGGACCGGCTCTATCAGGGCATGTATGACCTGCACGGCATCACCGACGAGGTCGCCGACCGCATCTACGAGAAGCTCTACGCCTTCGCCAATTTCGGCTTTCCGGAAAGCCATTCGCAGAGCTTCGCCTCGCTCGTCTTCTACTCGGCCTGGTTCAAGCTGCACCACCCGGCCGCCTTCTGCGCGGGCCTGCTGCGTGCCCAGCCGATGGGCTTCTACTCCCCGCAGTCGCTGGTCGCCGACGCCCGCCGCCACGGGGTGCGGGTGCACGCCCCCGACATCAACGCCAGCCGCGCCGAACCCACCCTGGAGAACGCGGGCACCGAGATCCGCCTCGGCCTGTCCGGCGTGCGCCACATCGGCACCGACCTCGCCGACCGCATCGTCACCGCCCGCGTCGAACACGGCCCCTTCGCCTCCCTGCTCGACCTCACCGGCCGCGTGGAACTCACCGTCGCCCAGACCGAATCCCTGGCCACCGCCGGCGCGTTGAACACCTTGATTGCGGAAGACGAGCCCCACATCCCCGAATCCGGCGGTACCGAACCTCGCCTCGGCCGACCCGGCGGCGCCGCGGTGCGGGACGGACCAGCACGCCGCACGCCCGACCCGGCCCTTGCCCGGCGGGCGGCACTGTGGGCGGCGGGGGCGGCGGCGCGGGAGCGCTCGAACCTGCTGCCCGGCACCGGTCCCGCCGTCGCCGCGCCGTCCCTGCCCGGCATGACCGCACTCGAACTCGCCGCCGCCGACGTCTGGGCCACCGGCATCTCACCCGACAGCTATCCCACCGAATTCCTGCGCGCGTACCTGAATTCGCTCGGCGTCGTCCCCGCCGCCGACCTGCTGCTCGTCGAGGACGGCGCCCGCATCCTGGTCGCCGGTGCCGTCACCCACCGCCAGCGCCCCGCCACCGCCGCCGGGGTCACCTTCCTCAATCTGGAAGACGAGACCGGCATGGTCAATGTGGTCTGCTCGGTCGGCCTGTGGACCCGGTACCGCCGCCTGGCGCAGAGCGCGACCGCCCTCATCATCCGCGGCCGCGTCCAGAACGCCGAGGGCGCGGCCAGCGTGCTCGCCGACCATCTCGAACACCTCGACCTGCGCATCGTCGCCCGCTCCCGCGATTTCCGCTGA
- a CDS encoding DUF4349 domain-containing protein, giving the protein MRKLAVVMIGLLGLLFVAGCGGVDSENTGASVPTMSPPVAAEAPGFREGAPPKDSPAPANSDRKEVITGSIDVSAEDPIAAAATVTDQVNAVDGRIDSRTEQPGTDKRTARAVLSVRVPADKTDAFVTGLGGVGTVTRVSTNRDDVTMQWQDLDARIRALQSSVDRLRALMAGAANTADLIAAEEALASRQGELDSLTAQKRSLDDQVALSTLTITLTADEDRAPGDPDNFWDGIVSGWHSLVDWLKDAVVFAGKAVPWLGFLAVIGAVLWALVRLVRGRGRKTGAAVSAPTALATKPDTGAEGKHSVGEDPKGADSADGAGDDQAEQP; this is encoded by the coding sequence ATGCGCAAGCTTGCCGTGGTGATGATCGGGTTGCTCGGACTGCTGTTCGTGGCCGGGTGTGGTGGTGTCGACAGCGAGAACACCGGGGCGTCCGTGCCGACGATGTCCCCGCCCGTCGCCGCGGAGGCGCCCGGATTCCGGGAGGGGGCACCGCCGAAAGACAGTCCGGCACCGGCGAACTCGGATCGCAAAGAGGTGATCACCGGCTCGATCGACGTGTCCGCCGAGGACCCGATCGCCGCCGCCGCGACCGTCACCGACCAGGTGAACGCCGTGGACGGCCGGATCGACAGCCGTACCGAACAGCCGGGCACCGACAAGCGCACCGCGCGGGCGGTGCTCAGTGTGCGAGTGCCCGCGGACAAGACCGACGCCTTCGTCACCGGGCTCGGCGGGGTCGGCACCGTCACCCGGGTCAGCACCAACCGCGACGACGTCACCATGCAGTGGCAGGACCTCGACGCCCGCATCCGGGCGCTGCAGTCCTCGGTCGACCGGTTGCGCGCGCTCATGGCGGGCGCGGCCAACACCGCCGACCTGATCGCCGCCGAGGAGGCGCTGGCGAGCAGGCAGGGTGAACTCGACAGCCTCACCGCGCAGAAGCGTTCCCTCGACGACCAGGTCGCCCTGTCGACCCTGACCATCACCCTCACCGCCGACGAGGATCGCGCCCCCGGCGACCCCGACAACTTCTGGGACGGCATCGTCTCCGGCTGGCACTCGCTGGTCGACTGGCTGAAGGACGCGGTCGTGTTCGCCGGCAAGGCGGTGCCGTGGCTGGGCTTCCTCGCGGTGATCGGTGCCGTGTTGTGGGCGCTGGTGCGGTTGGTGCGTGGTCGCGGTCGCAAGACGGGTGCGGCGGTCTCCGCGCCTACCGCACTCGCGACGAAGCCGGACACCGGTGCGGAAGGAAAGCACTCGGTGGGCGAGGATCCGAAGGGAGCGGACAGTGCCGATGGTGCGGGCGACGATCAAGCCGAACAGCCGTAA
- a CDS encoding DUF167 domain-containing protein has protein sequence MVRATIKPNSRKGPLVEVADDGTLTLYVRAPAVEGKANKAAIELLATHFGVSRSAVRLSAGATSRFKRFEVDI, from the coding sequence ATGGTGCGGGCGACGATCAAGCCGAACAGCCGTAAAGGCCCCCTCGTCGAAGTCGCCGACGACGGCACCCTCACCCTCTACGTCCGCGCCCCCGCCGTCGAGGGCAAGGCCAACAAGGCCGCCATCGAACTACTCGCCACCCACTTCGGCGTCTCGAGGTCCGCGGTGCGCCTGTCCGCGGGCGCGACCTCCCGCTTCAAACGCTTCGAGGTCGACATCTGA
- a CDS encoding tRNA (cytidine(34)-2'-O)-methyltransferase, whose amino-acid sequence MLHLIFHNPVIPPNTGNAIRLAAGTGCALHLIEPLGFDLSESKLRRAGLDYHDLAVVRVHPDLATAWTVIEPGRVFAFTTQAGTRYTDIAYRDGDALLFGTEPTGLPEQVLADPAITDQVRIPMLPGRRSMNLSNAAAVTVYEAWRQLGFPGAV is encoded by the coding sequence GTGCTGCATCTGATCTTTCACAATCCCGTGATACCCCCGAACACCGGCAACGCGATCCGCCTCGCCGCCGGTACCGGCTGTGCGCTGCATCTGATCGAGCCGCTGGGCTTCGACCTGTCCGAGTCCAAGCTCCGCCGCGCCGGTCTGGACTATCACGACCTCGCCGTGGTGAGGGTGCATCCCGACCTGGCGACCGCCTGGACCGTGATCGAACCCGGCCGGGTCTTCGCCTTCACCACCCAGGCCGGCACCCGCTACACCGACATCGCCTACCGCGACGGAGACGCCCTCCTGTTCGGCACCGAACCCACCGGGTTACCCGAGCAGGTGCTCGCCGACCCGGCGATCACCGACCAGGTCCGCATCCCGATGCTCCCCGGTCGGCGCTCGATGAACCTGTCGAACGCGGCCGCGGTGACGGTCTACGAGGCATGGCGGCAGCTGGGATTTCCCGGGGCGGTGTGA
- a CDS encoding DUF3017 domain-containing protein — MTVVSALIVVAIVFVAWDRWRRGALIFGSAALVAAAFRLCLPTVQVGLLAVRSKPFDVAALTALGSAIVFLAATINTLGVN; from the coding sequence ATGACTGTGGTGAGCGCGCTGATCGTGGTCGCGATCGTGTTCGTCGCGTGGGATCGGTGGCGTCGCGGCGCGCTGATCTTCGGCAGCGCCGCCCTGGTGGCCGCCGCCTTCCGGTTGTGCCTGCCGACCGTGCAGGTGGGCCTGCTCGCTGTCCGGAGCAAGCCCTTCGACGTCGCCGCGCTCACCGCGCTGGGCAGCGCCATCGTCTTCCTGGCCGCCACCATCAACACTCTCGGCGTCAACTGA
- a CDS encoding oxygenase MpaB family protein — translation MAFDPATLRRDDYGFFGPDSPSWKVWASPTALIGFQRAVTLEHFDPFLTAAVADSEGIYDNPRTRLDHTLSYFLLVALGDGRTAIQASEHLMTVHASMTGIEPISGKRYSANNPDSQLWIHVTGWHSVLKAYEMYGPGPLSAAEEDRYWAECVIAAELQTCKPADVPRSRAEVRAYFERVRPQLCSSERAVRGMHYLLWTPPSKGLPFALGSRLLSLATIPTLPIWMRELGRFDLPRILGPAVRLPATAIAWLSTRRDNFALIKAAPYIAPMTGQILAAHTRSGEPTTPRTITPAQARERYGSKGHCSLWDHKIPETA, via the coding sequence ATGGCCTTCGACCCGGCTACCCTGCGTCGCGACGACTACGGCTTCTTCGGACCGGATTCCCCCAGCTGGAAGGTGTGGGCGTCACCGACCGCGCTGATCGGGTTCCAGCGCGCGGTCACCCTCGAACACTTCGACCCGTTCCTGACCGCCGCCGTCGCCGATTCGGAGGGGATCTACGACAACCCGCGCACGCGCCTGGACCACACGCTGTCGTACTTCCTGCTGGTCGCTCTCGGCGACGGGCGCACCGCCATCCAGGCCTCCGAACACCTGATGACGGTGCACGCCTCGATGACGGGCATCGAACCGATCAGCGGCAAGCGCTACAGCGCCAACAATCCCGACTCGCAGCTGTGGATCCACGTCACCGGCTGGCACTCGGTGCTCAAGGCGTACGAGATGTACGGGCCGGGGCCGCTGAGCGCCGCGGAGGAGGACCGGTACTGGGCCGAATGCGTGATCGCGGCCGAGCTGCAGACCTGCAAGCCCGCCGACGTGCCGCGTTCGCGCGCGGAGGTGCGCGCGTACTTCGAGCGGGTCCGGCCCCAGCTGTGCTCCTCCGAGCGCGCGGTGCGCGGCATGCACTATCTGCTGTGGACGCCGCCCAGCAAGGGCCTGCCGTTCGCGCTCGGCAGCCGGTTGCTCTCGTTGGCGACCATCCCGACCCTGCCGATCTGGATGCGCGAACTCGGCCGCTTCGACCTGCCCCGGATCCTCGGCCCGGCCGTGCGCCTGCCTGCCACCGCGATCGCCTGGCTCAGCACGCGCCGCGACAACTTCGCCCTGATCAAGGCAGCGCCCTACATCGCCCCGATGACCGGCCAGATCCTCGCCGCGCACACACGATCAGGCGAGCCGACCACTCCCCGCACGATCACCCCCGCGCAAGCCCGCGAGCGCTACGGCAGCAAGGGCCACTGCAGCCTCTGGGACCACAAGATCCCCGAAACCGCGTAG
- a CDS encoding TetR/AcrR family transcriptional regulator, translating into MTATQEQRPRRRYAPRLPPHERRAQLLDAAFAVLGRLELHELSMEAVAQEAGVGKPVLYTVFKTRAELVEALLERESERGLAQIADTLPENLIGSDPIEAALATVEAFVGVALANPTRWRLILATPASAPDEYRAALRNSRADILERAESLVRVGIAMLPRWSAMDAALLANSTLTVAEMLGRLAVSEPAEYPRERLQDYVRSIVTLLAGTTKR; encoded by the coding sequence GTGACCGCAACGCAGGAGCAACGACCGCGCCGTCGCTACGCCCCGCGCCTGCCGCCGCACGAGCGCCGCGCCCAGCTGCTCGATGCCGCGTTCGCCGTGCTCGGCCGGTTGGAGCTGCACGAGCTGAGCATGGAAGCCGTCGCGCAGGAGGCCGGCGTCGGAAAACCCGTGCTGTACACGGTGTTCAAGACCCGCGCCGAACTGGTCGAGGCCCTGCTGGAACGCGAGAGCGAACGCGGCCTCGCCCAGATCGCCGACACCCTGCCGGAGAACCTGATCGGCAGCGATCCGATCGAAGCCGCCCTGGCCACGGTCGAGGCGTTCGTCGGTGTGGCACTGGCGAATCCGACGCGCTGGCGGCTCATCCTCGCCACCCCGGCGAGCGCGCCCGACGAATACCGTGCCGCCCTGCGCAATTCCCGCGCCGACATTCTCGAGCGCGCGGAATCCCTTGTCCGCGTGGGTATCGCGATGCTGCCGCGCTGGTCGGCCATGGACGCGGCGCTGCTGGCGAACTCGACACTCACCGTCGCCGAGATGCTCGGGCGACTGGCGGTCAGCGAGCCGGCGGAATATCCGCGCGAACGTCTCCAGGACTACGTGCGCTCGATCGTCACCTTGCTGGCCGGGACCACCAAGCGTTGA
- the metX gene encoding homoserine O-acetyltransferase MetX gives MTVSTESPIARPGTGVALLPPPDGRLGVVAIGEVALENGAVVPDVRLAVQRWGELSPTLDNVVLVEHALTGDSHVITSADNAQPGWWEGMVGPGAPIDTDEWCVIATNVLGGCKGSTGPSTLAPDGKPWGARFPELTIRDQVTAEAQLLDVLGIERLASVVGGSMGGMRVLEWMIDKPERVSAALVLAVGARATADQIGTQTTQMAVITADPDWQGGDYHGTGRAPTTGMGLARRIAHLTYRTEGELDHRFTNRPQGDEDPWQGGRYAVQSYLEHQAEKLVQRFDPATYVLLSEAMNRHDIGRGRGGVAAALASTRVPCVVGGVDSDRLYPLHTQAELAEGLPGCAGLEIVHSRDGHDGFLTEAAAVAKLLTETMRLARENR, from the coding sequence GTGACTGTGAGCACCGAATCGCCGATCGCCCGTCCCGGCACCGGAGTGGCTCTGCTGCCACCGCCGGACGGGCGTCTCGGCGTGGTCGCCATCGGGGAGGTTGCGCTGGAGAACGGCGCCGTCGTCCCCGATGTGCGGCTGGCGGTGCAACGCTGGGGTGAGCTCTCGCCCACCCTGGACAACGTGGTGCTCGTCGAACACGCGCTCACCGGTGACTCGCACGTCATCACCAGTGCCGACAATGCCCAGCCCGGCTGGTGGGAGGGCATGGTAGGCCCCGGCGCGCCGATCGACACCGACGAATGGTGTGTGATCGCCACCAACGTGCTCGGCGGCTGCAAGGGCAGCACCGGGCCGTCCACGCTCGCGCCCGACGGCAAGCCGTGGGGCGCGCGTTTTCCCGAGTTGACCATCCGTGATCAGGTGACCGCCGAGGCTCAGCTGCTCGACGTGCTCGGCATCGAGCGCCTGGCCTCGGTGGTCGGTGGCTCGATGGGCGGCATGCGGGTGCTCGAGTGGATGATCGACAAGCCCGAGCGGGTCTCGGCGGCGCTGGTGCTCGCTGTCGGCGCGCGGGCCACCGCCGATCAGATCGGCACCCAGACCACCCAGATGGCCGTCATCACGGCCGACCCGGACTGGCAGGGCGGCGACTATCACGGCACCGGCCGCGCGCCGACGACCGGCATGGGCCTGGCCCGCCGCATCGCGCACCTGACCTACCGCACCGAGGGCGAACTCGACCACCGCTTCACCAATCGCCCCCAGGGCGACGAGGACCCGTGGCAGGGTGGCCGCTACGCGGTGCAGAGCTACCTGGAGCACCAGGCCGAGAAGCTGGTCCAGCGCTTCGACCCGGCCACCTATGTGCTGCTCAGCGAGGCCATGAACCGCCACGACATCGGTCGCGGTCGCGGTGGTGTCGCCGCCGCGCTCGCCTCGACGCGGGTGCCGTGCGTGGTGGGCGGTGTCGACTCCGATCGCCTCTATCCCCTGCACACCCAGGCCGAGCTGGCCGAGGGGCTGCCGGGCTGCGCCGGACTCGAGATCGTGCACTCGCGCGACGGACACGACGGCTTCCTCACCGAGGCCGCCGCGGTGGCCAAGCTGCTCACCGAGACCATGCGCTTGGCGCGGGAGAACCGCTGA
- a CDS encoding bifunctional o-acetylhomoserine/o-acetylserine sulfhydrylase, translating into MSNSTLPENWSFETKQVHAGQAPDAATNARALPIYQTTSYTFRDTDHAAALFGLAEPGNIYTRIMNPTQDAVEQRVAALEGGVAALLLASGQAAETYAILNLASAGDHIVSSPHLYGGTYNLFHYSLPKLGIEVSFVEDPDDLAQWEAAIRPNTKALYGETIANPSSAVFDIPGIAGVAHAAGLPLIVDNTVATPYLIQPLAHGADIVVHSATKYLGGHGAAVAGVIVDGGTFDWTVRDADGKSRYPGFTEPDPSYHGAVFADLGAPAFALKARVQLLRDLGAAVSPFNAFLIAQGIETLSLRVERHVANAEVVAKFVAEQPGVETVHYAGLESSPWHARAKELAPKGAGAIVAFELAGGVDAGKKFVDALSLHSHVANIGDVRSLVIHPASTTHSQLTPEEQLAAGVKPGLVRLAVGIEGIDDILADLRAGFAAATT; encoded by the coding sequence ATGTCCAACTCCACCCTGCCCGAGAACTGGTCGTTCGAGACCAAGCAGGTCCACGCGGGCCAAGCCCCCGACGCCGCGACCAACGCGCGGGCCCTGCCGATCTACCAGACCACCTCCTACACCTTCCGTGACACCGACCACGCCGCCGCGCTGTTCGGTCTCGCCGAGCCGGGCAACATCTACACCCGGATCATGAACCCCACCCAGGACGCGGTGGAGCAGCGCGTGGCCGCGCTGGAAGGCGGCGTCGCGGCACTGCTGCTGGCCTCCGGTCAGGCCGCCGAGACCTACGCGATCCTGAACCTGGCGAGCGCGGGCGACCACATCGTGTCCAGCCCGCACCTCTACGGCGGCACCTACAACCTGTTCCACTACTCGCTGCCCAAGCTCGGCATCGAGGTCTCCTTCGTCGAAGACCCCGACGACCTCGCCCAGTGGGAAGCCGCGATCCGGCCCAACACCAAGGCCCTCTACGGCGAGACCATCGCCAACCCGAGCAGCGCGGTCTTCGACATCCCCGGCATCGCCGGTGTCGCGCACGCGGCGGGCCTGCCGCTGATCGTCGACAACACCGTCGCGACCCCGTACCTGATCCAGCCGCTGGCCCACGGCGCCGACATCGTCGTGCACTCGGCCACCAAGTACCTGGGCGGCCACGGCGCCGCGGTGGCCGGGGTGATCGTCGACGGCGGCACCTTCGACTGGACCGTGCGCGACGCCGACGGCAAGTCCCGCTATCCCGGCTTCACCGAGCCCGACCCGAGCTACCACGGCGCGGTCTTCGCCGACCTGGGCGCGCCCGCCTTCGCGCTCAAGGCTCGCGTACAGCTGCTGCGCGACCTCGGCGCGGCGGTGTCGCCGTTCAACGCCTTCCTCATCGCGCAGGGCATCGAGACGCTGAGCCTGCGCGTCGAGCGGCACGTGGCCAATGCCGAGGTGGTCGCGAAGTTCGTCGCCGAGCAGCCCGGCGTCGAGACGGTGCACTACGCGGGCCTCGAGTCCTCGCCCTGGCACGCGCGGGCCAAGGAACTGGCGCCGAAGGGCGCGGGTGCGATCGTGGCCTTCGAGCTGGCCGGTGGCGTCGACGCGGGCAAGAAGTTCGTGGACGCGCTCAGCCTGCACAGCCATGTCGCTAACATCGGGGATGTGCGTTCTCTCGTGATTCACCCGGCGTCGACCACGCATTCGCAGTTGACACCGGAGGAGCAGCTGGCCGCGGGCGTCAAGCCCGGCCTGGTCCGGCTCGCCGTGGGCATCGAGGGTATCGACGACATCCTGGCCGATCTGCGGGCCGGTTTCGCGGCGGCGACCACGTGA